The Nocardioides ochotonae genome segment CGGCGTCGTGACGGACGCGGTCTTCCTCGGGGAGGGGATGCGCTACGTCGTCGAGCTCGACGGGGTCACGGTGGTCGCGCGGGTGCCGCGCGGACTCGACCCGGTCGCGTTCGCTCCCGGCGCCCGGGTGCGGGTGCGCGTCGCTCCGGACGACGTGATGGCGTTCCCGGCTGCGGGGTGACGGTTGCTCGGGGGCTGCCGGCCGCCCGCTACGGTGACGCCATGCGTGTGGGACTCACCGGCGGGATCGCCTCGGGCAAGAGCACTGTCGCGGCGATGCTGGAGGAGCTCGGCGCGGTCATCATCGACGGCGACAAGCTGGCCCGCGAGGTGGTCGAGCGCGGCACGCCCGGTCTGGCGGCGGTCGTCGAGGCCTTCGGCGAGGAGCTGTTGACCCCCGAGGGCGACCTGGACCGGCCCGCGCTCGGCAAGGTGGTCTTCGGCGACGAGGCGAAGCGCCGGGTCCTCGAGGGGATCGTGCACCCGCTGGTCTTCGAGCGGTACGCCGCTCTCGAGGCCTCCGCCCCCGAGGGCGCCCTGGTGGTGCACGACATCCCGCTGCTGGCCGAGTCCGGGCGGGCGGACACCTTCGACGCCGTACTCGTCGTGGACGTGCCGGTCGAGACCCAGGTCGAGCGGCTGGTCCGCGACCGGGGCATGGAACGCGCGGACGCCGCGGCCCGCATCGCCGCCCAGGCCACCCGCGAGCAGCGCCTCGCCATCGCCACCCACGTGCTGGAGAACACCGGCACCCGCGAGCAGCTGCGCGACCGGGTGCACGAGGTGGTCGCGGAGCTCCGCGGCGCGGCGGACCGGCTGTAACGCGGGGTTGTCGCCGCACCACAAGCGCCGACTCAGCGCATCCGTGAGGGCCGACTCGCGCGAGATGCACGAGAGCCCCCGCCGTGCGGGACGGCGAGGGCTCGGGTGCGAGAGGTGACGCGGGCGGGGTCAGGCCGCCAGGTCGGGGTCGGCGATGCGGCGCAGCTTCTGCAGCGCCTCCCGCTCGAGCTGGCGGACCCGCTCGGCGGAGATGCCGTGCTTGGTGCCGATGTCGGCGAGCTTGTGCTGGCGTCCGTCGACCAGACCGTAGCGCGAGCGGATGATGTCGGCGGCGCGGTCGTCGAGGTGGCCGACCAGGCTGTTGAGCCGCTCGCGCGACTCGACGTCGAGGACCGTGAGGTCCGGGCCCGGCGAGGTCTCCTGGGCCATCAGGTCGCCCAGCGAGGTGTCGCCGTCCTCATCGACGGGGGAGTCGAGGCTGACGTGCTCGCGGCCCCAGGCCATCAGGTCCAGCACCCGCTCGACGTCCATGCCCAGCTCCTGGGCGATCTCAGCCGGCTCGGGGTCGCGGCCGAGCTGGCGCTCCAAGGTGCGGCGGGCGCCGCCGACCTGGTTGAGCTCCTCGACCACGTGCACGGGCAGTCGTACGACGCGGGCCTGCTGGGCGATGCCGCGGGTGATCGCCTGGCGCACCCACCAGGTCGCGTAGGTGGAGAACTTGTAGCCCTTGGTGTAGTCGAACTTCTCGACCGCCCGGATCAGGCCGGTGTTGCCCTCCTGGATCAGGTCGAGCATCGGCATCTGGGCGCGGCCATACTTGCGGGCGATGGAGACCACCAGGCGCAGGTTGGCGGTGATGAAGGTGTCGACGGCGCGTCGGCCCTCCTCGGCCAGCCACTCCAGCTCCTCGCGGGTGGCGGACATCGGGGCGCCGCCCTTGCGGCGACCCACGCGGCCCTCGCGCAGCAGCTGCTCGGCCATCAGGCCGGCCTCGATCGTCTTGGAGAGCTCGACCTCGGCGGCCGCATCGAGCAAGGGGTTCCGCGCGATCTCGTCGAGGTAGAGGCCGACGCTGTCGCGGCCCTCGATCTCGCGTGTCCCTGCCGTCGCGGTTCGTGTAGCCATGGGGGACCCTCCTCGATTCCGTGGCCGCCGCGCGGTGCAGTGCCACTTCGTGAACAACGCTCCCTGTGTCCCGAGGATTCCCCGGGCAAACGTCGGAGCCTTCACCCCTGAACGACGTCCGAGACGGGCACCGAGTTGCGTCGCGGCCGAACTCTCAGGGACTTCTCAGGGCCCCGCCTCCCGGGCAGGTGACGGGGCCCTTGCGAGGAGTTCGGCGCCGCGGGCGGCGCGGATTTCTCAGCGGGTCGAGGAAGTGCCGTGCGAGGAGGCGGGCGAGGTGCTGGCCAGGCCCATGCGGTCCAGGATCCAGGCCAGCGAGAAGGCCCGGTCGTGCCAGGCCTTGTAGCGCCCCGAGACCCCGCCGTGCCCGGCGCTCATCTCGGTGCGCAGCAGGATGTCGGGGTTCGAGGTGCGCTCGCGCAGCCGGGCGACCCACTTGGCGGGCTCGACGTAGAGCACCCGGGTGTCGTTGAGGGAGGTCTCCGCCAGGATCGGCGGGTAGTCCTGCGCGCTGACGTTGTCGTACGGCGCGTACGCCGCGATCCACTCGTAGGCCTCGGGGTCGGCCTCGGGGTTGCCCCACTCGTCGTACTCGGTCACGGTCAGCGGCAAGGTGGCGTCGAGCATGGTGGTGAGGTTGTCCACGAACGGCACCTGGGCGACGATCCCGCCGAACAGCTCGGGGGCCTGGTTGGCCACGGCGCCCATCAGCAGGCCGCCGGCGCTGCCGCCCTCGGCGATGAGGGTCTTCGGCGTCGACCAGCCGGTGTCGATGAGGTGGCGTGCGCAGGCGATGAAGTCGGAGAAGCTGTTCTGCTTGTGGGCGAGCTTGCCCTCGTCGTACCAGCGGCGTCCCATCTCCCCGCCGCCGCGCACGTGGGCGATCGCGAACGCCGCGCCGCGGTCGAGCAGCGAGAGCCGCCCGATCGAGAAGTAGGGGTCCATCGAGGCCTCGTAGGCGCCGTAGCCGTAGAGCAGCGTCGGCA includes the following:
- a CDS encoding sigma-70 family RNA polymerase sigma factor, with product MATRTATAGTREIEGRDSVGLYLDEIARNPLLDAAAEVELSKTIEAGLMAEQLLREGRVGRRKGGAPMSATREELEWLAEEGRRAVDTFITANLRLVVSIARKYGRAQMPMLDLIQEGNTGLIRAVEKFDYTKGYKFSTYATWWVRQAITRGIAQQARVVRLPVHVVEELNQVGGARRTLERQLGRDPEPAEIAQELGMDVERVLDLMAWGREHVSLDSPVDEDGDTSLGDLMAQETSPGPDLTVLDVESRERLNSLVGHLDDRAADIIRSRYGLVDGRQHKLADIGTKHGISAERVRQLEREALQKLRRIADPDLAA
- the coaE gene encoding dephospho-CoA kinase is translated as MRVGLTGGIASGKSTVAAMLEELGAVIIDGDKLAREVVERGTPGLAAVVEAFGEELLTPEGDLDRPALGKVVFGDEAKRRVLEGIVHPLVFERYAALEASAPEGALVVHDIPLLAESGRADTFDAVLVVDVPVETQVERLVRDRGMERADAAARIAAQATREQRLAIATHVLENTGTREQLRDRVHEVVAELRGAADRL